The sequence below is a genomic window from Anaeromusa acidaminophila DSM 3853.
ATCCGCGAAAACCTTTGGAAGCGGAAGTGCTGGCATTGTATAAAAGCATATATTAAGGAGTGAGTAGATATGATGACGGGGACGATGATCAAAGAACAGGATTTGAAGTATAATTTGCACTCCTGGTCCAAGCAAGGAGCGTTAAATCCGATTCCGATTGCTAAAAGTGAAGGGATTTATTTTTGGGATTATGATGGCAAGCGCTACACTGACATGTCGTCGCAGTTAGTCAATATGAATCTAGGCCACGGAAATGCGGCGATTGTCGCCGCGATCCAAAGGCAAGCGGAACAGTTGGCCTTTATTGCGCCTAGCTATGCGGTGGAATCTCGCTCGATTTTAGCCAAAATGATTATCGATTTGATGCCGGATACTATGGGGAAAGTGTTTTTTACCAACGGCGGCGCGGATGCGAATGAGAACGCTGTTAAGATGGCGCGAATGTTTACGGGACGAAATAAAGTGTTTAGTCGTTATCGCAGCTACCACGGATCTACTTACGGCGCAGGCAATTTGACAGGAGAGCCTAGACGTTATCCCTTAGAGCCAGGCATTCCCGGATTTGTGAAATTTTTTGATCCGTATATATATCGTGAGGGAATTTCCTTTGCCAGTGAAAAACAAGGCGCTGCCTACTATGTATCCAAGCTGCGCGAGCAAGTAGAATACGAAGGCCCTCAGAATGTAGCAGCTATTGTTTTGGAGACGGTAACAGGATCTAATGGCGTCATTATTCCTCCAGACGGGTATCTTAAAGGTGTACGGGAGATTTGTGATGATTACGGTATTATGCTGATTTGTGATGAAGTAATGGCTGGCTTTGGTCGAACTGGGAAAATGTTTGCCTTTGAACATTGGGATGTCAAACCGGATTTGGTTTCTTTTGCGAAAGGAGTTACTTGCGGGTACGTTCCGCTGGGCGGCGTAGTGGCGAGCAAGGAAATAGCCTCCTATTTTGATGAAAACACGCTTTTGTGCGGCTTGACCTATAGCGGGCATCCGCTGGCATGTGCGGCCGGCGTAGCGACGTTGCAGCAATATCAAGAATTGGACATTTTGGGAAAAGTAGAAAAAACGGGCGCGGTTCTCGGAGTGTTATTGGAAGAACTGTTGGAGAAACACGCCTGTGTAGGAGATGTTCGTTATATAGGCTTATTTTCCGCTATCGAACTTGTGAAAAGCAAGGAAACAAAAGAGCCCTTAGTTGCATACGGAAAAGATCCCCAAGGCTTCATGGGACGCATTGTAAAAATGTTGGCAGCGAAAGGCTTTATGACGTATTCTCATGAAAACATGATTTTAGTAGCGCCGCCTCTGATTATTACGGAAGAGCAGCTGCGAGAAAACATGGCTATTATGGATGAGGTGCTGACAACGGTAGATGCTGAATTTATAAGTAAGTAAAAACATTAAAAATCGGAATCGGCTGGCAATGACGCCCCAAGACCCTTTGCGGTCTTGGGGCGTCATTTTGCATAAGCGAAGAAGTTTCTAGTAATGGTGGTGGTGAAGCGGTATTGCAGGCGGAGGCGCAAAAACGGTATAGAGACGAGGAGGGGTTAGACATGTTGAAAAAATGGCTTGGTATTTCATTATTGAGTATGGCTATTTTAGCCGCTGGCTGCGGCGGACCGGGAAACTCGAAAGAAATCAAAATCGGCGGGAACCTGGAAATGACAGGTAATACGGCGAGTTATGGGCAGTCAATGGCCAACGGTATTAAATTGGCGCTGAAAGAAGTTAATGCCGCAGGGGGCGTGTTGGGAAAACAAGTAACATTTGTGGTTGCCGACAATAAATCGGAGCCATCCGAGTCTGCTAATGCCGTGACCAAATTGTTGACGCAAGATAAGGTATCCCTGGTGTTGGGCGCTGGCGCTAGTTCGAATACGATTGCCGGAGCGCAGATTGCTGTCAGCAATAAAACGCCTTTCATTACTCCGTTTTCTACGAATCCGAAAGTAACGGTTGATAATGGCAAAGTGAATGATTTCGCTTTTCGGGCCTGTTTTATCGATCCGTTCCAAGGTACGGTGATGGCGACCTTTGCTACCCAAACGTTAAAAGCTAAAAAAGCGGCTATTTATATTGACAACAGCGCGGATTATTCGAAAGGTCTGGCGCAGTTTTTTGAAGAAAGTTTTGTAAAGGCCGGCGGTCAAATTATTGCGAAAGAGGCTTACTTGCAGAAAGACCAAGACTTTAAAGCAACGTTGACGAAATTGAAAGCGTCTAATCCGGATGTGCTCTTTGTACCTGGCTATTATGAAGATGTAGGAAAAATTATCAAACAAGCCAGAGAAATGGGGATTATGGTTCCAATTATTGGCGGTGATGGCTGGGATTCGTCCAAACTGGTAGACATTGCAGGTGCGGAAGCGTTAAATAACACCTTTTTTTCCAATCATTACGCTACCGATGACAAAAGCCCGCAGATTGTAAAATTTATTGAAGCGTACACCAAAGAATACGGCCAAGCCCCAGACGCTCCCGCTGTTTTGGGTTATGATGCGGCAT
It includes:
- a CDS encoding aminotransferase class III-fold pyridoxal phosphate-dependent enzyme, with translation MMTGTMIKEQDLKYNLHSWSKQGALNPIPIAKSEGIYFWDYDGKRYTDMSSQLVNMNLGHGNAAIVAAIQRQAEQLAFIAPSYAVESRSILAKMIIDLMPDTMGKVFFTNGGADANENAVKMARMFTGRNKVFSRYRSYHGSTYGAGNLTGEPRRYPLEPGIPGFVKFFDPYIYREGISFASEKQGAAYYVSKLREQVEYEGPQNVAAIVLETVTGSNGVIIPPDGYLKGVREICDDYGIMLICDEVMAGFGRTGKMFAFEHWDVKPDLVSFAKGVTCGYVPLGGVVASKEIASYFDENTLLCGLTYSGHPLACAAGVATLQQYQELDILGKVEKTGAVLGVLLEELLEKHACVGDVRYIGLFSAIELVKSKETKEPLVAYGKDPQGFMGRIVKMLAAKGFMTYSHENMILVAPPLIITEEQLRENMAIMDEVLTTVDAEFISK
- a CDS encoding ABC transporter substrate-binding protein, whose product is MLKKWLGISLLSMAILAAGCGGPGNSKEIKIGGNLEMTGNTASYGQSMANGIKLALKEVNAAGGVLGKQVTFVVADNKSEPSESANAVTKLLTQDKVSLVLGAGASSNTIAGAQIAVSNKTPFITPFSTNPKVTVDNGKVNDFAFRACFIDPFQGTVMATFATQTLKAKKAAIYIDNSADYSKGLAQFFEESFVKAGGQIIAKEAYLQKDQDFKATLTKLKASNPDVLFVPGYYEDVGKIIKQAREMGIMVPIIGGDGWDSSKLVDIAGAEALNNTFFSNHYATDDKSPQIVKFIEAYTKEYGQAPDAPAVLGYDAAYMAIDAIKRANSAEPMKIRDALAQTKDLQLVTGKITLDAQHNPVKSAVVIEFKNGKQTYNTTINP